The Helicoverpa armigera isolate CAAS_96S chromosome 7, ASM3070526v1, whole genome shotgun sequence genomic sequence TCTCATATAATATGCAGTGTCGCAGCTTTTTCTTGATGAAAGTGGTTTTTTAGGCCACATCaataaatagatacctacttcGTAAATGGTTAGTCCCATACCTTCCTAAGAGGTGAGGTAAATGACCGATATCAATGAAGCTTTAGTTCAATGTTCATATTGACAGATACCTACTAGGTATCATGGTTTAATGCTTTGAAATCTTTTTCAGCCCTATCCTGGTTGAAAGTGGTTCTATTCTTGGTTGGAAAACTCGGCGTAGTCATCTGTTTCACTGGTATTTACACGTACAGTTTGGAGTTGTTTCCCACTAGTGTCAGAGGAACCTTGCTTGGTTGGGGCAACACAACTGCCAGGATTGGAAGCATGTTGGCGCCATTAACGCCATTGCTGGTAAGACAATTTcctggaaatatttttttttcacctaTCCCAAGGTACCTACGCCGTCCTTGTAGAAACCAAAATCCACTCTAGATCCATCCTCCAACTTATGAACTACTCAAAAACTACGGAAATCAGACCGGTACTAAAGGTCATGCAAAGCAGAAGGCCAAGATGCAATGCACAGTGCATAGACGCCTTAATCCTTCCATTTTTTGccttattttttaatgtcaaagtgcctgttaagatatttttataacgaGCCATTAGGTACAGCAgtttaattagtaaaaaaaaataaagaccgGTTTTGCACATTCCTGacttattattatgtaaaggtACCTATTGGGAATTCTCGGATCTTAGTTTGTACGCAAAACTGGTACGTTTgaatatgataataattatcatgTGATCGTAGACGATTCAATAAATGGGTGTTGTTGATTTTAAAAcgaattaatattcaaatcgaCATTCTTGTGAGATAGTGACTCATAAGTCAACAAGAATGTCGATTGAATGATGTCGAAAAGAAAATAAGGATAAAATAGGTAtgattaaaatatgcaaaaagaAGGGAAAAAAATTCTAACTTCTGTTGTTTGTTTACAGATAAGCGAAATAGCAGCGTTGCCATCGATCCTGTTCTCAGCCACTGCAATAATATCGGCTCTGCTGCTAACATTTACTCCTGAAACCAAATCATTACCAATGTTTGACACTATCGCACAAATTGATGCTCACAAAAAAGCTTCGCAATTTAAAGAAGAACAATGCGTCGAAACGCCTACAAACCCTACGACAGTGTccacaaaactataaaaataaatgtaaattattactTACGTTACCAGTATTGGCTGATTTTGAATAAGTTACTACAGCTTCGATGTGATCTAGtattaaaatctatttatagcgatcgataataaagttaaatgtTGTATACCAACTTAATGAGTTTTATTTACCAAAGAACATGACTAGATTAtggtacctacaaaaaatacgATGACGTGAAAAATCGTAAAACTGCACGAATTGATTACCTGCAAGTTTATAAGGgagttcacaaaaaagtactTATATGAGAGAGTTATATACTTTTTAAGGATGTTAGAACATAAGGGTGTACATAGGGGGAGTTCATAAGGGACTACGGAGTgcatatttaggtacataaaaaggaaaaataactgGGACGTCACAAGTAAATTAGGGTGGACTACTAACTACAGTGCCCACTCCGCGGTAGATCCGCAACTAAGTTGAGGTATTTCGAACTTTATTACGATTCAATAATAATGTCGAATCGTGATGGGCAGTAGATGGAAACGGATTGCCCAATGATTGGAGCAAAAGCTGATATATGATGAGTATGATGACATAAAAACCATAAAATCGAGGTAAAAATTTTATCGTCCAAAACCGAACTTCAAAATGTTTTCGACTTCTAATTTTGAACGCAacgcaaatatttttcaatattgcaATACAGGAACGGAAATGAAGTATTTGATTGAAGTGTGACAGCTACATAACCTAAAAACTTGCGCTGTTTTTAAATTGTGGATTTATgcaatttctttaatttatcaCTGAAATATCAACCATTCAAGTGTAATAATAGTAGCGTGATATTGAAAACATGGAAGGATTTGAAATTCGAACGTCGAACAGCAAAAAGGTAAGGAATTGTTTGTCAATACATCTCGTAAattgaaagtgttttttttaatgaaacattttattttcagggcAAAGGGTTGTACGCTACTAAGAAATATGACCAGGGTGATGTGATTTTGGAAGAGGACCCGTTAGTTTCGTGTCAGTTTGCTTGGAATGCGGCCTACAGATATTTAGCCTGCGACTATTGCATGAGGTATGTTTTTGTTCTtaccactttttatttttaattcagacTGACTTGACTATTCAACCAGTAATACTTTACGTAGCTATGTCTGGAAACTGAAAAATTTATTGAGGCTACTAAACATTCAACttgaataaaaatgcaattttaagcAACACTTTTAAATTAATGGTTCTTTGAAATGGTATATAATCCTACAGATAAATTTAGGTTTTGTAATGttagttcataaaataaattggtttaattCATTGATTTATCCTAGACAGCCAGAAACcaataacataataatgtaatagtcatacaaataataatcaatgatcAATACCTACATAGGCATAAATTAGAAAATTTAAGAGATGTTAAAAACACTACACAAATATGTTCCATAACAAAAGAGTGCAAGAAAAACGCCTactgtaattttgtaattttataaatgcataCATGGTTAAATCAGTTACTCACATAACAAAATTACTCCATTTCAGGCCACTAGAAACTCCAGAGCAGAACGTAAGGCGTCTATCATGCAAGCCAGACATTATTCTTCCACATTCCAACACATTCGAGATAAACATTGAGAGTATAACCAACTGTGATCAATGTGGCGCCCTCTATTGTTCAGAAGAGTGCCGTCAAAGGGCCTATGTTACGTATCACAGGTTACTCTGTCATGACTCCAGTGATGCTCAACATCCGATTGTTGTGCTTTTGGAGACTTGGAAGTAAGTTCcaatctttatattataatacatgGAATAAACTAAAGGAAAAGCATGTTGAAATTTATTATCTCTGTCCAAAAAATAAACAGGactatttaataaatgaatgtatATTAAAACTTGTTCTTCTTAAATGAAGAACTTTTACTTCTCTATATTTATCAAACTAGCAGAGAAAAAATGGATACAAGTATCTAACAGTTCATTCAACTACCTATctgctaataaataatagtaaacaactaaatataaattatttgtaataacaaCCAATCCATGTTCGCCAACACAATCCacactatttattttcttaccaCTCTATTTGATCTTCTGTGTTTCCAGACAAATGCACTATCCTCCAGAAACAACAAGTATAATGCTACTCGTAAGAATACTAGCGTACATCCAACAGAGTTCCGACCCCGCCGCAGCGGTTGCCAAAGTGAAACAGTTCTGTCACCGCACAGAGAATGAGGATGCAGAGTTGGTACACAAGTTATTGGGTGAACAGTTTACGCATCAGATGAATACGTTGAGGGAGATGACCTCTCATGTTGTTAGCGGTGATGAAGTGCAAGAGGTGAGGTATAATCATTGTAAAAGTTGtggttttt encodes the following:
- the LOC110378464 gene encoding histone-lysine N-trimethyltransferase SMYD5 is translated as MEGFEIRTSNSKKGKGLYATKKYDQGDVILEEDPLVSCQFAWNAAYRYLACDYCMRPLETPEQNVRRLSCKPDIILPHSNTFEINIESITNCDQCGALYCSEECRQRAYVTYHRLLCHDSSDAQHPIVVLLETWKQMHYPPETTSIMLLVRILAYIQQSSDPAAAVAKVKQFCHRTENEDAELVHKLLGEQFTHQMNTLREMTSHVVSGDEVQEFLTPEGFCTLMALVGTNGQGIGTSPLAMWVNSVLELTMSDDERQQLDLFIDKLYQYVEEESGSFLNTEGSGLFQLQSSCNHSCAPNAESTFPYGNHRVQLKALKPIMPGDEICISYLDECTLQRSRHSRQKELAQNYLFVCWCERCTAESSEPDCTSEEDMSDEDIDADD